GCTTCTTCAAAAGCTTTTTCAATATAAAATAAAGCTTCTTTATAAAATTCAATATCCATAAGTTGCCGAGCAATCAATAAATAGGGATGAAGCTTTGTACTGGGACGATTAAGCCTAGCTCCAGGAATATGAACAATTACAGAAGAAATCCCAAGCATAGGATGAGTTGTTTCTACTAAATATGCCTTTAATCCTTTTTTAGAAATTTTATTCAAAATATACTCTATTTCTACTTTAAAATCTGGATGAGAAAAATAAGGTAAGTGTTCAAATGAAATTTTTCCCCCTTTTAATAAAAATTTAGCATCATCTAAATCTTTAAATTTTAAAAAACAAAATGTAGGTCCTCCGGGTTTATTTAAAATAAATTCTCGATAGAGAACTTGAGCTCTATGTTGAACTAACTCAGTTATAGCTCTTATTAAAGCTATATTTGGATTAGGATGGGTACCTGCAGCACCATAAACTTTAAGAGTTGGTGTAGGAGCTAATGAATCATAAGCAATTATAGCTACGGTAGAAACCCCTAAATCTAAAGAAAAATCTTTTATAAATATTTCAATTCCTGAAGATAAAATTTTTTTTAGTGAATCCTTTATCAATGGATTCTCGATAGAATCAATTTCAATAGTAGGAACTTCTAATCTTTCCTCCATAACGATAGAGATACAGTGTCTCTCAATAATTTCACATAAAGCTTGAAGTGTTGCTTCTTCTAAGGTATTTCCTGCTGCCCAACCTGTTGTTCCATAAATTCTATAAAACCAGTATAAGGGGAAGATTACTTTTTTAGATTCTATAAGGTCATAAGCTTCAACCCAACGCAATTTAATATTTTTTAATTCTTCTAAGAAGCTATTTTCTCTAAAAACACTATGTAAGGGAAAAAGTAAAGATTCAAGAGGTATAGTATTTCCTTTTAGGTTAATATAGGAATCTATAAAGGGATTGGCATTTAATAAAAAAGAGAAATTACTATACCTTTCTATCAATTCCATAAGGGCACTTGCTTCTGCTTGTTCAGGAGTTATACCTTTACCAAAACTATCTCCTACTCCCAAACTCTTACTTATTTCTTCCTCGACTCTATATAAATATACGGGTATACCTATTCTATCTAAATTATCTATCCTTAAAACTTCTTTGAGGATAGGTTTTTCAGTTTGATTAAGTTTTTTAAAGACTTTTTCTATTGTTTCAATGGGAGAACAAGCTTTTTCCTGAGCATAGGTATATTTTTTAAGACAAGACTTAAGCATAAAGTTATTCTAATTTTTTAAGAGTATTTCTATATTTTTCAGGTACAGTTTCAGGAAATTGGGTATAATGAATTATTCCTTTTTCGTCTTTATAATAATAAATTTCTAAAGACTTTTCTTGCTCTTTAGAAATATCTGGAGAATTTGTTTTTTCTTTATTAATTTTTAAATATTTCTTAATTTGTTCAAGCTTTTTGGGACCTATTCCTTTAACTTTTAATAACTCTTCAATAGACCTGAAGGGGCCGTTTTTTTCTCTATATTCAACAATATTTTTGGCTATTTTTGGACCTATTCCAGGTAGTTTTTCTAACTCTTCAACTGTAGCCTGATTAATATCTATTTTGTTTGTAGAAAAAGAATAAAAAGGAATAAGTAAAAATAAAATAACTATAAAAATTGATTTAATAAAAGAAAACATTTATAAAAAGTTATATAAGGGGAGAGAAGTATAAAAACTTCTTGCTCCCCTTATATAGGAAATTTTTAATTTGATAACTTAATTATACACAACCTGTTGGTTTAGGAAGACCTGCCATTTTACAAGCACCTTTACCAGGACCAGAAGGAAAGAGTTCATAAATTTTCTTTAAAGGATAGCCAGTCACTTTAGAAAAAATTCTAACCATGGGTGCAACACCATTTTTCCTGTAATAATCCTGGAGAAATTTAATGCATTTCCAATGCTCCTCTGTGAGCTCTTGAATACCCTCTAAATGTTTTACATAATCTACCCATTCTGGACACCATTCATCTAAACCACCCTGTAAGAAACCATCCTCATCAACCTCAAATTTCTTACCTTTCCATTCTACTATTGGCATAGAACCACCTCCCTTTTTAATTTTTTCATTTGAAATATATTTTTATATATTTTTAAAAAATTGTCAAGAGTTGTAAAATCTTTAAATTTCTTTAATTACAGGTACCTCATCACATTCTGGAAATTTACTACATCTTATACAATCAGCCCAAACTTTATGAGGTAACTCATTTTTAGTTATTTTTCTAAACCCCAATTTTTCAAAAAATTCAGGTACTCTGGTTAAAGCAAATACTTTTGGAATTTCTAAAATTTTAGCCTCTTCTATACAAGCTTCTACTAATTGAATACCTATTCCTCTTTTTTGATATTCTTCACTTACTACTAAAGATCTTATTTCTGCTAAATCTTCCCAGCAAATATGAAGAGCACAAGCACCTACGATTAAATCCTTATCTTCATAAACAAAAAAATCTCTTAAATGTTCATAAAGTTCTGCTAAGGGACGAGGCAATACATCTCCTTTTTTGGAAAAATGTAATATAAGTCTATAAATATATTTAATATCTGAAATTTTAGCTTTTCTTAACATTAAAATTATTTTATTTCGGTTACAAAAGGATGCTCTACATTCAAATCT
The window above is part of the Thermodesulfobacterium geofontis OPF15 genome. Proteins encoded here:
- a CDS encoding N-acetyltransferase; this translates as MLRKAKISDIKYIYRLILHFSKKGDVLPRPLAELYEHLRDFFVYEDKDLIVGACALHICWEDLAEIRSLVVSEEYQKRGIGIQLVEACIEEAKILEIPKVFALTRVPEFFEKLGFRKITKNELPHKVWADCIRCSKFPECDEVPVIKEI
- a CDS encoding ComEA family DNA-binding protein, whose protein sequence is MFSFIKSIFIVILFLLIPFYSFSTNKIDINQATVEELEKLPGIGPKIAKNIVEYREKNGPFRSIEELLKVKGIGPKKLEQIKKYLKINKEKTNSPDISKEQEKSLEIYYYKDEKGIIHYTQFPETVPEKYRNTLKKLE
- a CDS encoding TusE/DsrC/DsvC family sulfur relay protein, translating into MPIVEWKGKKFEVDEDGFLQGGLDEWCPEWVDYVKHLEGIQELTEEHWKCIKFLQDYYRKNGVAPMVRIFSKVTGYPLKKIYELFPSGPGKGACKMAGLPKPTGCV
- a CDS encoding YcaO-like family protein, with the translated sequence MLKSCLKKYTYAQEKACSPIETIEKVFKKLNQTEKPILKEVLRIDNLDRIGIPVYLYRVEEEISKSLGVGDSFGKGITPEQAEASALMELIERYSNFSFLLNANPFIDSYINLKGNTIPLESLLFPLHSVFRENSFLEELKNIKLRWVEAYDLIESKKVIFPLYWFYRIYGTTGWAAGNTLEEATLQALCEIIERHCISIVMEERLEVPTIEIDSIENPLIKDSLKKILSSGIEIFIKDFSLDLGVSTVAIIAYDSLAPTPTLKVYGAAGTHPNPNIALIRAITELVQHRAQVLYREFILNKPGGPTFCFLKFKDLDDAKFLLKGGKISFEHLPYFSHPDFKVEIEYILNKISKKGLKAYLVETTHPMLGISSVIVHIPGARLNRPSTKLHPYLLIARQLMDIEFYKEALFYIEKAFEEAPSYKKLPQILSQAATCAKLAGEYKKSMEYYENLLEIYPQLIGSSKFVNEFINIVESFFADSNIKA